Proteins encoded together in one Aminipila butyrica window:
- a CDS encoding YeiH family protein: protein MKSIIHKLPGIGLAAVIAIPAWFIGKSFPIIGGPVLGILFGMLLAFWKRPAPFNEGIQYTAKKLLQYAIILLGFDMNLYDIFKVGGQTLTFMIFTLTMAFTTAFAAGKLLKVDSKTNILIGVGTAICGGSAIAATAPVIEANEEEVARSISTIFFFNVIAAFLFPFLGHILHMSSSDFGLWAGTAVNDTSSVVAAGYAFSDEAGNLAVIVKLTRTLMIVPVTLGLAFYTSRKRAEQPEDLKGHKCYNFRTIFPWFVIGFIAASIVNTFLPMPQEIGDLAPQLGKFLIIMAMAAIGLNTNIIELIKSGAKPILLGLICWIVLSLTALAVLNLL from the coding sequence TTGAAATCTATTATACATAAGCTACCAGGTATTGGTCTTGCAGCCGTTATCGCCATTCCCGCCTGGTTTATCGGCAAAAGCTTCCCGATTATCGGCGGCCCTGTTCTAGGTATCCTTTTCGGTATGCTGTTAGCCTTCTGGAAAAGGCCTGCTCCTTTTAATGAAGGCATTCAATATACAGCAAAGAAGCTGCTGCAATACGCTATTATTCTTCTTGGCTTTGATATGAATCTCTACGACATCTTTAAAGTGGGCGGTCAGACTCTTACGTTTATGATATTTACACTGACCATGGCCTTTACGACTGCTTTTGCCGCAGGGAAGTTACTAAAAGTAGATTCTAAAACCAATATCCTGATTGGTGTCGGCACGGCGATTTGTGGTGGCTCTGCCATTGCCGCAACAGCACCCGTAATTGAGGCCAATGAGGAGGAAGTCGCCCGCTCCATCTCGACTATTTTCTTTTTCAATGTTATCGCGGCCTTTTTATTTCCCTTTCTTGGGCATATTCTTCATATGAGTAGCTCCGACTTTGGCCTCTGGGCAGGCACGGCGGTCAATGATACCTCTTCTGTAGTAGCTGCCGGCTATGCCTTCAGCGACGAAGCCGGTAATCTTGCGGTAATTGTAAAGTTAACTCGAACCTTGATGATTGTACCCGTTACCCTTGGGCTGGCATTTTATACCTCTCGCAAACGGGCAGAACAGCCAGAAGACCTCAAAGGGCATAAATGCTATAATTTCAGAACAATATTTCCTTGGTTTGTAATCGGATTCATCGCTGCATCTATTGTGAATACCTTTCTGCCAATGCCCCAGGAAATAGGAGATTTAGCCCCACAACTAGGAAAATTCCTTATTATTATGGCCATGGCTGCTATTGGCCTTAATACGAATATTATCGAACTGATAAAAAGTGGTGCAAAACCCATTTTATTAGGATTAATCTGCTGGATTGTGCTATCTTTGACGGCCTTAGCTGTCCTCAACCTGCTATAG
- the pduB gene encoding propanediol utilization microcompartment protein PduB encodes MIEDSQTGNLPEFVGTAIGDTVGIVIANLDENLRQELALAPQFKSIGMVSARIGGGTHAMAADAAVKATNAEIARIELCRDTKGGAGHGISVIFASADVTDSRKAVEIMLQELEDCFRNVYTCEAGHVEIHYTARASQALSKAFNAPEGKAFGITVGAPAAVGMLMADAAMKAGNVEMNKYASSTRGTAFTNEVIISFSGDAAAVKQSLSAARQAGLAVLRNMGHNPQPMTSRA; translated from the coding sequence ATGATAGAAGATAGTCAGACCGGTAATCTGCCGGAATTTGTAGGAACGGCCATAGGGGATACGGTTGGTATTGTGATTGCTAATCTGGACGAAAATCTGCGGCAGGAGTTAGCGCTGGCCCCCCAGTTCAAGTCTATCGGCATGGTCAGTGCCCGTATAGGGGGCGGTACCCATGCCATGGCGGCTGATGCGGCAGTAAAGGCTACCAATGCAGAGATTGCCCGCATCGAGTTGTGTCGAGACACCAAGGGCGGAGCCGGACACGGAATTTCTGTGATTTTCGCCTCGGCGGATGTAACCGACTCTAGAAAAGCCGTGGAAATCATGCTGCAAGAGTTGGAAGATTGTTTTCGCAATGTATATACTTGTGAAGCAGGCCACGTAGAAATCCACTATACGGCCAGAGCCAGTCAGGCTCTGAGTAAAGCTTTTAACGCACCAGAAGGAAAAGCTTTTGGCATTACGGTAGGAGCCCCTGCAGCAGTGGGCATGCTCATGGCCGATGCCGCCATGAAGGCGGGAAATGTAGAAATGAACAAATATGCCAGTTCCACTAGAGGAACTGCTTTTACTAACGAGGTCATTATCTCTTTTTCTGGAGATGCGGCAGCGGTAAAGCAGTCCCTATCAGCGGCCAGACAAGCAGGACTGGCAGTCCTGCGAAATATGGGACATAATCCTCAGCCGATGACAAGCAGAGCATAA
- the rpe gene encoding ribulose-phosphate 3-epimerase encodes MVRLAPSILSADFSRLGEQVHLIEKAGAQVIHVDVMDGHFVPNISYGATVMKSLCGKTALPFDVHLMIENPDQYIEDFVTDQTEFIVVHQEACPHLHRTIQHIKSLGVKAGVSINPGTSLSTLDFILEEVDLVLVMSVNPGFGGQKFIPSSLAKVEALKQIKDMHGLNYEIEIDGGIGLDNVKEVIDAGVELVVAGSAVFGAPDVEARVKEFLDIFVG; translated from the coding sequence ATGGTAAGATTAGCACCTTCGATATTGTCAGCAGATTTTTCTAGGCTTGGGGAACAGGTACATCTCATTGAAAAGGCTGGAGCTCAAGTTATTCATGTAGACGTGATGGACGGTCATTTCGTACCGAACATCAGTTACGGAGCTACTGTAATGAAGAGCCTCTGCGGCAAGACCGCTCTGCCCTTTGACGTGCATCTGATGATTGAGAATCCTGACCAGTACATAGAGGACTTTGTCACCGACCAGACGGAGTTTATTGTAGTTCATCAGGAGGCATGTCCTCACCTCCATCGGACCATTCAGCATATTAAATCCCTAGGTGTGAAAGCTGGGGTATCCATCAATCCGGGTACTTCCCTAAGTACGCTGGATTTTATCTTGGAGGAGGTGGACTTGGTGTTGGTCATGTCCGTTAATCCGGGATTCGGCGGACAAAAGTTTATTCCTTCTTCTCTAGCTAAGGTCGAGGCACTGAAGCAGATTAAGGATATGCATGGTTTAAACTATGAGATTGAGATCGATGGCGGTATTGGCTTGGACAACGTAAAAGAGGTGATTGATGCCGGCGTGGAGTTGGTCGTGGCAGGTTCTGCCGTTTTCGGTGCACCTGACGTGGAAGCTCGGGTTAAGGAATTTCTAGACATTTTTGTTGGATAA
- the rsgA gene encoding ribosome small subunit-dependent GTPase A, whose amino-acid sequence MEGTVVKGIAGFYYVKAGEQVYQCKARGLFKKDGIKVTVGDEVKIQLHEGSDALITEIKPRKNAFIRPPIVNVDCFAVVFAITQPQPNFAIIDRFLVMAEKSNLEIILCANKADLAEEAELQRVKDIYGGLYPLMLVSGKTGQGMDELKTWLKGKKCALAGPSGVGKSTILNALEPQVAAETGEISQKTKRGKHTTRHVEIFDTAFGAMLFDTPGFTSFEVLEADEEELAHLYPEMQDYLGQCRYDNCRHIKEPDCRIREAVTEGKINKSRYGSYVEQIKEIREKSKKW is encoded by the coding sequence ATGGAAGGTACCGTAGTAAAGGGAATCGCCGGGTTTTATTACGTGAAGGCAGGAGAGCAGGTCTACCAGTGTAAAGCCAGAGGCCTGTTTAAAAAGGACGGCATCAAGGTGACGGTAGGTGATGAAGTGAAAATTCAGTTACATGAGGGCAGCGATGCCCTCATTACTGAAATAAAGCCCAGAAAAAATGCCTTTATCAGGCCGCCTATCGTCAATGTGGACTGTTTTGCTGTAGTCTTTGCTATCACTCAGCCTCAGCCTAATTTTGCTATTATTGACCGGTTTTTGGTTATGGCGGAAAAGAGTAATTTGGAGATTATTCTCTGCGCCAACAAGGCCGACCTAGCAGAGGAAGCCGAACTTCAGCGGGTAAAGGATATTTATGGTGGGCTGTATCCACTGATGCTAGTCAGTGGAAAAACGGGTCAAGGCATGGACGAGCTGAAAACATGGTTGAAAGGCAAAAAATGTGCCCTGGCAGGACCTTCTGGCGTGGGGAAATCCACCATTTTAAATGCACTAGAGCCTCAAGTGGCGGCAGAAACTGGAGAAATCAGTCAAAAAACTAAGAGAGGCAAGCATACAACCAGACACGTGGAGATTTTTGACACGGCTTTTGGGGCTATGCTTTTCGACACTCCGGGATTTACCTCCTTTGAGGTATTGGAAGCTGATGAAGAGGAGTTAGCGCACTTATATCCGGAGATGCAGGACTATTTAGGCCAGTGCCGATACGACAACTGTCGGCATATAAAGGAGCCGGACTGCCGCATTCGGGAAGCTGTTACGGAAGGTAAAATCAACAAAAGCAGATACGGCTCTTATGTGGAGCAGATAAAAGAAATAAGGGAGAAAAGCAAAAAATGGTAA
- the pknB gene encoding Stk1 family PASTA domain-containing Ser/Thr kinase, whose amino-acid sequence MSRVLAGRYELLEQIGEGGMAVVYKSRDKLLNRYVAIKILKPEFIKDLKLVENFKKESQAAASLVHSNIVGVYDVGREGNINYIVMELVEGKILSDIIKDEGPLDYKRAIDIGQQIAAGLSCAHKNHIIHKDVKPHNVLVTKDGVAKITDFGIAKFVDNATIVGNADTVMGSVHYFSPEQARGGYVDEKSDIYSLGIVMYEMITGKVPFDGDNPVTVALMHMNNDILPPSQVVSGVPPILEQIIMKATDKIQVNRFKSADEMMEALKNVDLISSIVGNSVYLGSRSGEGSRAYGNSEPEEEPGTVPIEGSTGKVDKKDKNKGGKKKVRLNKVKVTAIVVALICAIPVSGLIYHLVSNWGANGEITVPDLAGKTVAEAKEELDALGLTLEEGDTVYDSEYDEGQIVSQNPDADSKVKKGKVVVVSISKGAKEGTVPNIVGKSYEDAVYLIKKYGYEVGDVTIGESDMPKDTVISQTPEAEDEAKPGKSIDFVVSGGESDTVAMPKLLGLTLEKAKEELKAVGLTLGETSEGTSEAYGQGQIMWQQIAAGETVDKGEAINVKVSTGTEVSGPKSVALDVDFSNAKNLVFFLTVTVSDESGTRNIFTREQRLKEQGSEVISLSGTGQGTVTVLFDNDVEMKKNVNFNTGEID is encoded by the coding sequence ATGAGCAGAGTATTAGCGGGCCGATATGAACTGCTGGAGCAGATTGGCGAAGGCGGCATGGCCGTTGTATATAAATCCAGAGACAAGCTTTTGAACCGGTATGTAGCGATTAAAATTTTAAAACCGGAATTCATCAAGGACTTAAAGCTGGTAGAAAATTTCAAAAAGGAATCTCAGGCGGCAGCAAGCCTGGTCCATTCCAATATCGTAGGTGTGTACGATGTAGGCCGGGAAGGCAATATTAACTATATCGTCATGGAGCTGGTAGAAGGCAAGATTTTAAGCGATATCATTAAGGACGAAGGACCTTTGGACTATAAAAGGGCCATCGATATTGGGCAGCAGATTGCTGCTGGTCTTTCCTGTGCTCACAAAAATCATATCATACATAAGGATGTGAAGCCGCACAACGTGCTGGTGACCAAAGACGGCGTGGCCAAGATTACAGATTTCGGCATCGCTAAATTCGTAGATAATGCCACCATCGTGGGCAATGCCGATACAGTCATGGGATCTGTTCATTATTTTTCACCAGAACAGGCCAGGGGCGGTTATGTGGATGAAAAATCTGATATCTATTCCCTGGGTATTGTCATGTACGAAATGATTACAGGAAAGGTGCCTTTCGATGGGGATAACCCGGTGACAGTAGCCCTGATGCATATGAACAATGATATTCTCCCACCATCCCAGGTGGTCAGCGGAGTTCCGCCGATTTTGGAGCAAATCATCATGAAGGCAACGGATAAGATTCAGGTCAATCGGTTTAAATCAGCAGATGAAATGATGGAGGCACTAAAAAATGTAGACTTGATTTCCAGCATTGTAGGCAATTCCGTTTATCTGGGGAGCCGATCTGGTGAAGGAAGCCGGGCCTATGGAAACTCAGAGCCGGAAGAGGAACCAGGAACGGTTCCTATAGAAGGGAGTACGGGAAAAGTGGATAAGAAAGACAAGAACAAGGGCGGCAAGAAAAAAGTTCGCTTGAATAAGGTGAAGGTGACGGCCATTGTGGTGGCACTAATCTGTGCGATTCCGGTCAGTGGCTTGATTTACCACCTAGTGTCCAACTGGGGGGCGAACGGTGAAATCACCGTGCCAGATTTGGCCGGAAAAACGGTCGCTGAGGCAAAAGAAGAACTGGACGCTCTGGGACTGACGCTGGAAGAGGGCGATACAGTCTACGACAGCGAATACGATGAAGGTCAGATTGTCTCTCAGAATCCCGATGCAGACTCCAAGGTGAAAAAAGGGAAAGTTGTGGTGGTCAGCATCAGTAAGGGGGCGAAGGAAGGGACTGTTCCCAATATTGTGGGAAAGAGTTATGAGGATGCAGTCTATCTGATTAAGAAATATGGCTACGAGGTGGGAGATGTGACCATCGGCGAAAGCGACATGCCGAAGGATACGGTTATCAGTCAAACCCCAGAGGCCGAGGACGAAGCCAAACCGGGAAAGTCTATTGACTTTGTAGTCAGCGGGGGTGAATCGGATACGGTAGCCATGCCGAAGCTGTTGGGTCTGACCTTGGAGAAGGCCAAAGAGGAACTGAAAGCAGTAGGTTTGACTTTGGGTGAGACCAGCGAAGGCACCAGTGAAGCTTACGGTCAAGGACAGATTATGTGGCAGCAGATTGCCGCAGGTGAGACGGTAGACAAGGGCGAAGCCATCAACGTAAAAGTCAGCACCGGAACGGAGGTTTCCGGGCCAAAATCCGTAGCGTTAGACGTGGATTTCAGCAATGCTAAAAATCTAGTCTTCTTCCTGACGGTAACTGTCTCTGACGAATCCGGCACCAGGAATATCTTTACCAGAGAACAGCGGCTGAAAGAGCAGGGCAGTGAGGTTATCTCCCTGTCGGGTACCGGACAGGGCACCGTCACCGTACTTTTTGACAATGATGTAGAGATGAAAAAGAATGTAAACTTTAATACGGGAGAAATAGATTGA
- a CDS encoding Stp1/IreP family PP2C-type Ser/Thr phosphatase — protein MVQVGFKSDRGLKRKNNEDSCFVIPEDKIYIVADGVGGNNSGEVASRSAVSFVADYVKRNPVKQAKGRDEIKNYFVQCIQEANSLICNLSRQSSEDSGMATTLVLAYVTRRKAYVVNIGDSRAYLLRNGDLTQITEDHTYVNTLIKSGALTEEAARTHDKRHIITRALGGDETAEPDIFEVKLMKDDILLLCTDGLHGEVEDSRIQEILSSGLQMSELCNQLITRANRSGGNDNITVVCVKM, from the coding sequence ATGGTTCAAGTAGGGTTTAAAAGTGATCGAGGGTTAAAGAGAAAAAATAACGAAGATTCCTGCTTTGTTATTCCGGAGGACAAAATTTATATTGTGGCCGACGGCGTAGGAGGCAACAACTCGGGGGAAGTGGCCAGCCGCAGTGCGGTCAGTTTTGTGGCGGACTACGTGAAGAGGAATCCAGTGAAGCAGGCCAAAGGCCGGGATGAAATTAAAAATTATTTCGTACAATGTATACAGGAGGCCAATTCCCTGATTTGTAATCTGTCCAGGCAGAGCAGCGAAGACAGCGGAATGGCCACAACCCTGGTCTTAGCGTATGTAACTCGGAGAAAGGCCTATGTCGTCAATATCGGCGACAGCCGGGCCTATCTCCTGAGAAATGGTGATTTAACTCAGATTACCGAAGATCATACATACGTGAATACGTTGATCAAATCTGGGGCTCTCACAGAGGAAGCGGCCAGAACACATGACAAAAGGCATATCATTACCAGAGCTCTGGGCGGGGATGAGACGGCAGAGCCGGATATTTTTGAAGTCAAGTTAATGAAGGATGATATCCTGCTGCTGTGTACAGATGGGCTTCACGGCGAAGTAGAGGACAGCAGAATTCAAGAGATTTTGTCATCGGGCTTACAGATGTCCGAACTGTGCAATCAGCTCATTACCAGAGCGAACCGTTCAGGCGGGAATGATAATATCACAGTAGTCTGTGTAAAGATGTAG
- the rsmB gene encoding 16S rRNA (cytosine(967)-C(5))-methyltransferase RsmB — translation MDANRKTAYHALMDVETKNAYSNLALNHQIICGRPSSPSFVRSLVYGVLENKMLLDYIIAHYITRDIEKVKTSDLVVLRMGIYQLGYMDSVPEYAAVNESVVLAKKFCRGREGFINGVLRAYIRSRHAVRLPDRSEDPVKYLSIKYSCEEWIVDLWMDQYGADTAEAILKHSQGNPGLCIRVNTLKTGKEDLIRRLTEKNFEIKESLICQSGLLVTKGSQILEDTLYKNGLFSVQDESSIRTVEMLDPQAGEMMVDVCAAPGGKTLAAAERMSNRGQIVATDIYLRKLALITKEADRLGVSILRTWPWDATKVDSELLEKADRVLADVPCSGLGVIRRKPEIKYKKRVSEFDSLPVKQLEILTVASKYVKKGGVLQYSTCTINKKENEDVIKEFLRKNKNFSIVEERQFMPHIDKTDGFYVCKMVRSDSLI, via the coding sequence ATGGATGCAAATCGAAAGACAGCTTATCATGCTTTGATGGATGTGGAGACGAAAAATGCCTACTCTAACTTGGCCTTAAATCACCAAATCATCTGTGGAAGACCTTCGTCTCCGTCTTTTGTCCGAAGTCTGGTCTATGGGGTCTTGGAAAACAAGATGCTGTTGGACTACATCATCGCGCATTACATTACCAGAGACATCGAAAAGGTGAAGACCAGTGATCTGGTGGTCTTACGCATGGGTATTTACCAGTTGGGTTATATGGATTCTGTGCCAGAATATGCAGCGGTTAACGAAAGTGTGGTGCTGGCCAAGAAGTTTTGCCGGGGACGGGAAGGCTTTATAAATGGGGTTTTGCGCGCTTATATTCGCAGTCGTCATGCCGTTCGCTTGCCGGATCGCAGCGAAGATCCTGTAAAATATCTATCTATCAAATATTCCTGTGAGGAATGGATTGTAGATTTATGGATGGACCAGTATGGAGCAGACACAGCAGAAGCAATCTTGAAACATTCCCAGGGAAATCCGGGACTGTGTATCCGGGTAAATACGTTGAAGACCGGCAAGGAAGATTTGATACGGCGGTTGACGGAGAAAAATTTTGAAATCAAGGAGAGTCTGATTTGCCAAAGCGGCCTTTTGGTCACGAAAGGAAGTCAGATTTTAGAAGATACGCTATATAAAAACGGTCTCTTCTCGGTTCAAGATGAAAGTTCTATTCGAACCGTGGAGATGCTGGACCCTCAGGCTGGAGAAATGATGGTGGATGTGTGTGCTGCACCTGGGGGCAAGACATTAGCTGCGGCCGAGCGGATGAGCAATCGGGGGCAGATTGTGGCGACGGATATTTATCTGAGAAAGCTGGCCTTGATTACCAAGGAGGCTGATCGGCTTGGGGTATCCATCCTTAGGACTTGGCCTTGGGATGCGACCAAGGTGGATTCGGAACTTCTGGAAAAAGCTGACCGAGTGTTGGCAGATGTCCCTTGCTCTGGCTTAGGTGTTATCCGCAGGAAGCCAGAAATCAAGTACAAGAAGCGGGTCAGTGAATTTGACAGCCTGCCGGTGAAGCAGCTGGAAATTCTCACGGTAGCATCTAAGTATGTAAAAAAAGGCGGCGTTCTTCAGTACAGTACCTGCACCATAAATAAAAAAGAAAATGAAGATGTAATTAAAGAATTTTTAAGAAAGAATAAAAATTTTAGCATAGTAGAAGAGCGCCAGTTTATGCCGCATATAGATAAGACAGATGGATTTTATGTGTGTAAAATGGTGCGAAGTGACAGCTTAATTTAG
- a CDS encoding zinc metallopeptidase, which produces MWYYDWTILLLIPAMIFSIYAQGRVSGAYRKYAGVRNSRNMTGAQAARIILDSNGLRDVRIEMTGGTLSDHYDPRGRVMRLSAKVYNEPSVASVSIAAHESGHAIQHAEFYLPLKIRNTIVPVVNFASMLSWPLMIIGIIIANGGNYARGSLLMDLGILFFVAVVVFHAVTLPVELNASRRAMKQMEGLGILAYEEETRGARKVLSAAALTYLAALATALANLLRLLMLRERN; this is translated from the coding sequence ATGTGGTATTATGATTGGACGATTTTGTTATTGATACCCGCTATGATTTTTTCTATTTATGCCCAAGGCCGGGTAAGCGGGGCGTACAGGAAATATGCGGGAGTTCGCAACAGTCGGAATATGACTGGAGCTCAGGCTGCGCGAATCATTCTCGACAGCAACGGGCTGCGGGATGTGCGGATTGAAATGACCGGAGGAACCCTTTCTGATCATTATGATCCCAGAGGCCGGGTCATGAGGCTGTCGGCTAAGGTGTATAACGAACCCTCTGTGGCTTCGGTGAGCATTGCAGCTCACGAATCTGGTCACGCCATTCAGCATGCAGAGTTCTATCTGCCGCTGAAGATTCGCAACACCATTGTACCCGTGGTGAACTTTGCTTCTATGCTGTCCTGGCCTTTAATGATTATTGGTATTATTATAGCCAATGGGGGAAACTATGCCAGGGGCAGTCTGCTCATGGACCTCGGTATCTTGTTTTTCGTCGCTGTAGTGGTATTCCACGCAGTGACTCTGCCGGTGGAGCTCAATGCCAGCCGCCGGGCCATGAAACAGATGGAGGGACTGGGCATTCTCGCCTATGAAGAAGAGACAAGAGGGGCGAGAAAAGTGTTGTCTGCTGCGGCCTTGACCTATCTGGCTGCACTTGCCACAGCGCTGGCAAACCTGCTGCGGCTTCTCATGCTGAGAGAAAGGAATTAG
- the fmt gene encoding methionyl-tRNA formyltransferase, with translation MQKRNKLKTVYMGTPEFAVPGLVALAASGHEIGYVVTQPDKARDRGKKIQFTPVKEKALELEIPVLQPEKIKGNDEFFQLLQDYEPDLIVVAAYGKLLPPEIIHLPRLGCINIHASLLPRWRGAAPMQRAIMAGDKYTGVTLMYMEEGLDTGDMIAKKTVPILKKTAAKLHDEMAELGAELLAEQLPHLAEGNISREKQQDDLATYAAMIFKKDGEVDFSKDPQEIEQLIRGLDSWPGAYSSYQGQIIKFWCAEVLNEESTEAVGTILGVSNEGIRVAAGGGTLLVTEIQVPGKKRVKVSDYLKGNHLDVGAQFEKVD, from the coding sequence ATGCAGAAGAGGAATAAATTAAAAACTGTCTACATGGGCACGCCGGAATTTGCTGTACCGGGTCTGGTAGCATTGGCAGCCAGCGGGCACGAAATCGGCTATGTGGTTACCCAGCCGGACAAAGCCAGAGACCGGGGCAAAAAGATTCAGTTTACGCCGGTGAAAGAAAAAGCGTTGGAATTAGAAATCCCTGTGTTACAGCCGGAGAAAATAAAGGGAAATGATGAATTTTTTCAGCTGCTTCAGGATTATGAACCGGATTTGATTGTGGTAGCCGCTTATGGCAAACTGCTGCCCCCTGAAATCATCCATTTGCCACGACTAGGCTGTATTAATATCCACGCCTCACTGCTGCCCCGCTGGCGGGGAGCTGCTCCAATGCAGCGGGCCATCATGGCGGGGGACAAGTATACCGGCGTGACGCTGATGTATATGGAAGAAGGCTTAGATACCGGAGATATGATTGCCAAAAAGACTGTACCCATCTTAAAAAAGACAGCGGCAAAGCTTCACGATGAAATGGCGGAGCTGGGAGCAGAACTTCTGGCTGAACAGCTTCCTCATCTGGCAGAAGGAAATATCAGCAGAGAAAAGCAGCAGGATGACTTAGCGACTTATGCAGCCATGATTTTCAAGAAAGACGGAGAAGTGGACTTTTCCAAGGACCCGCAGGAAATCGAACAGCTGATTCGGGGACTGGATTCTTGGCCGGGAGCATATAGTTCCTACCAGGGGCAGATTATTAAGTTTTGGTGTGCAGAGGTTCTGAATGAAGAGAGTACAGAAGCAGTTGGCACTATTCTAGGGGTCTCGAATGAAGGCATCCGGGTGGCCGCAGGAGGGGGTACGCTGCTGGTCACGGAAATCCAGGTACCGGGGAAAAAGCGGGTAAAGGTGTCCGATTATCTAAAGGGGAACCACTTAGATGTGGGAGCGCAATTTGAAAAAGTAGATTAG
- the def gene encoding peptide deformylase: protein MALRNIIVEGDEILRKKCREVTEVDERIRLILDDMLETMRAYNGVGIAAPQVGILKRMFIIEVEEGDVIEMINPEIIETRGAVWEDEGCLSLPGLIGMVERPEYIKIKGLDRFGKEVVHEAEGFKAVAFCHENDHLDGILYTDKAKDVRDAEEE, encoded by the coding sequence ATGGCTTTAAGAAACATTATCGTAGAAGGCGATGAAATATTAAGAAAAAAATGCCGGGAGGTAACGGAAGTAGATGAGAGAATCCGGCTTATATTAGATGATATGCTGGAAACCATGCGGGCTTACAACGGTGTGGGCATTGCGGCTCCACAGGTGGGCATCCTCAAAAGGATGTTTATTATCGAGGTGGAAGAAGGCGATGTAATAGAAATGATAAATCCTGAGATAATAGAAACGAGAGGCGCTGTTTGGGAGGACGAGGGCTGTCTGAGCCTGCCAGGCCTCATCGGTATGGTGGAACGGCCAGAATATATAAAGATAAAAGGGCTAGATCGGTTTGGTAAGGAGGTCGTACATGAAGCCGAAGGCTTTAAAGCAGTAGCCTTCTGTCATGAAAATGATCACCTGGACGGAATTCTATACACCGACAAGGCAAAGGATGTGCGGGATGCAGAAGAGGAATAA